Proteins encoded together in one Janthinobacterium tructae window:
- a CDS encoding ATP-binding protein, with protein MPGRIEILPNREVLERGAVAAEMEHPAGHQNMKLLIQLRWLAVIGQISTIFGVGVGLGIALPVPYMLEVLSCLIAFNLASLLRWHERQPVSNTALFLALLVDVTVLTAQLYLSGGISNPFAFLYLLQVILSAVLLEVWSTWIMVAITSLCLAGLALLPGPLILPIDPERGFSSLYVQGLLICFILNAALLVVFITRINRNQRAGDAKVADLRQRAAEEEHIIRMGLLASGAAHELGTPLATLSVILGDWRRMPELSKNSELLEEITEMQAQLRRCKSIVSGILLSAGEARGESSVKTTINTFLNDLVDEWRSSRPIQSFEYDNRIEHDVPVVFDSTLKQTICNVLDNALEASPDWLRFEATREADALHLVITDAGPGFEPSMLTHLGKPYQSSKGKPGGGLGLFLVVNVARTLGGTVTARNRVQGGAVVHLALPLAAIKLERESDHHAG; from the coding sequence ATGCCGGGCAGGATTGAGATCCTGCCCAACCGCGAAGTCTTAGAGCGCGGTGCGGTGGCGGCCGAGATGGAACATCCGGCCGGCCACCAGAACATGAAGCTGCTGATCCAGCTGCGCTGGCTTGCCGTGATCGGCCAGATCAGCACCATCTTCGGTGTGGGCGTGGGACTGGGCATCGCCTTGCCCGTGCCCTACATGCTCGAAGTGCTGTCCTGCCTCATCGCTTTCAACCTGGCCAGCCTGCTGCGCTGGCACGAACGCCAGCCCGTGTCCAACACGGCCCTGTTCCTCGCCTTGCTGGTCGACGTCACCGTGCTGACGGCCCAGCTCTACCTGAGCGGCGGCATCAGCAACCCGTTTGCCTTCCTGTACTTATTGCAAGTCATCCTCAGCGCCGTGCTGCTGGAAGTGTGGTCGACCTGGATCATGGTGGCCATTACCAGCCTGTGCCTGGCGGGCCTGGCCTTGCTGCCCGGCCCCCTGATTCTGCCGATCGACCCCGAGCGGGGCTTTTCCAGCCTGTACGTGCAAGGCTTGCTGATCTGTTTTATCCTGAACGCCGCCTTGCTGGTGGTGTTCATCACGCGCATCAACCGCAACCAGCGCGCCGGCGACGCCAAGGTGGCGGACTTGCGCCAGCGCGCGGCGGAAGAAGAGCACATCATCCGCATGGGCTTGCTGGCCTCGGGCGCCGCGCACGAGCTGGGCACGCCGCTGGCAACGCTCTCCGTCATCCTCGGTGACTGGCGCCGCATGCCGGAATTGAGCAAGAACAGCGAGCTGCTGGAAGAAATCACGGAAATGCAGGCGCAGTTGCGGCGCTGCAAGAGTATCGTCAGCGGCATTTTGTTGTCGGCGGGCGAGGCGCGCGGCGAATCGTCCGTGAAGACGACGATCAACACCTTCCTCAACGACCTGGTCGATGAGTGGCGCAGCAGCCGCCCGATCCAGAGTTTCGAGTACGATAACCGCATCGAGCATGACGTGCCCGTCGTCTTCGATTCGACCTTGAAACAAACCATATGCAATGTGCTCGACAATGCGCTGGAAGCGTCGCCCGACTGGCTGCGCTTCGAAGCCACGCGGGAGGCGGATGCCTTGCACCTGGTCATTACCGATGCGGGCCCCGGTTTCGAGCCGTCGATGCTGACGCACCTGGGCAAACCGTATCAAAGCAGCAAGGGTAAGCCCGGTGGCGGCTTGGGTCTGTTCCTGGTGGTGAATGTCGCGCGTACCCTGGGCGGTACGGTGACGGCGCGCAACCGGGTGCAGGGCGGGGCGGTGGTGCATCTGGCCTTGCCGCTGGCGGCCATCAAACTGGAAAGAGAAAGCGACCACCATGCAGGATGA
- a CDS encoding MFS transporter, whose translation MSSTRTHSGDVPADFSPHSLRDASGAGTVESHIDPGEIAVGVIIGRASEYFDFFVYAIASVLVFPRVFFPFEERLEGTLYAFLIFSFAFIARPFGTVIFMEIQRRMGRSAKLTIALFLLGVSTAGIAFLPTYAHLGFAAIIWLSVLRIGQGVALGGSWDGLPSLLALNAPENKRGWYAMLGQLGAPFGFLLAAGLFCFMLTSLTDEEFLDWGWRYPFYVAFAINVVALFARLRLVSTNEYARLLDERELQPVSVFEMGRGQGRNVLIGALAALASYALFHLVTVFPLSWISVYQTRSASDFLQVQMLGAVLAAVGVVISGLLADKVGRRTTLGVLAVLIAIFSAFVPTLMGGGNAGQDVFILVGFSLLGLSYGQAAGAVTANFPARFRYTGAALTSDLAWLVGAGFAPLVALGLSANFGLAYVSFYLLSGAVASLAALSLNRALEIRD comes from the coding sequence ATGTCCAGCACGCGCACACACAGCGGCGATGTACCCGCCGACTTTTCCCCCCACTCCCTGCGCGACGCAAGCGGGGCCGGCACGGTCGAATCGCATATCGACCCCGGTGAGATCGCCGTCGGCGTGATCATCGGCCGCGCTTCCGAATACTTTGACTTCTTTGTCTACGCCATCGCCTCGGTGCTGGTGTTTCCGCGCGTCTTCTTCCCGTTCGAAGAACGCCTGGAGGGCACATTGTATGCCTTCCTGATTTTCTCGTTTGCCTTCATCGCCCGCCCGTTCGGCACCGTGATCTTCATGGAGATCCAGCGCCGCATGGGGCGCAGCGCCAAGCTGACGATCGCCCTCTTCCTGCTGGGCGTGTCGACGGCCGGCATCGCCTTCCTGCCGACCTACGCCCACCTGGGCTTTGCCGCCATCATCTGGCTGTCCGTGCTGCGCATCGGTCAGGGCGTTGCGCTGGGCGGTTCGTGGGATGGCTTGCCATCGCTGCTGGCCCTGAACGCGCCGGAAAACAAGCGCGGCTGGTATGCCATGCTGGGCCAGCTGGGCGCGCCCTTCGGCTTCCTGCTTGCCGCCGGCCTGTTCTGCTTCATGCTGACCTCCCTGACCGATGAAGAGTTCCTCGACTGGGGCTGGCGCTATCCTTTCTATGTCGCCTTCGCCATCAACGTGGTGGCCCTGTTTGCCCGCTTGCGCCTGGTGTCGACGAATGAATATGCGCGCCTGCTGGACGAACGCGAACTTCAACCCGTGAGCGTGTTTGAAATGGGCCGCGGCCAGGGTCGCAACGTGCTGATCGGCGCCCTCGCCGCGCTGGCCAGCTACGCCCTGTTCCACCTGGTCACCGTGTTCCCGCTGTCCTGGATTTCCGTCTACCAGACGCGTTCCGCTTCGGACTTCCTGCAAGTGCAGATGCTGGGCGCCGTGCTGGCTGCCGTCGGCGTGGTGATTTCCGGCTTGCTGGCCGATAAAGTGGGCCGCCGCACCACCCTGGGCGTGCTGGCCGTGCTGATCGCCATCTTCAGCGCCTTCGTGCCGACCCTGATGGGCGGCGGCAATGCGGGCCAGGATGTGTTCATCCTCGTGGGCTTCAGCCTGCTGGGCCTGTCCTACGGCCAGGCAGCCGGTGCCGTGACGGCCAACTTCCCTGCCCGCTTCCGCTACACGGGCGCGGCCCTGACATCCGACCTGGCCTGGCTGGTGGGTGCCGGCTTTGCCCCGCTGGTGGCGCTGGGCCTGTCGGCCAACTTCGGCCTCGCCTATGTCAGCTTCTACCTGCTGTCGGGCGCCGTCGCCTCGCTGGCTGCCCTGAGCCTGAACCGGGCACTGGAAATACGCGACTGA
- the cyoA gene encoding ubiquinol oxidase subunit II: protein MFSLKVRRGLLLLPLALLAGCNTVVLNASGDIAVQQGNLIVISTLLMLLIIVPVIALTLLFAWRYRKNNTAAKYEPDWDHSTRLELIIWGAPLLIIIVLGLLTWISTHTLDPYRPLSRIDANRPIPASHKPMIVEVVALDWKWLFIYPEQGIASVNELYAPVDRPIRFKITASSVMNSFFIPALAGQIYAMPGMETQLNAVINKPGVYKGFSANYSGAGFSGMRFKFHGVNDADFDKWVASARAGGGALNRDDYLSLAQPSERDPVRRYSNVPTDLYKAILNRTIVSDALCVTPVEPYKLSMANSPVAAVTAVVASDAVVEKGVQAK from the coding sequence ATGTTTTCATTAAAAGTTCGTCGCGGACTGCTACTCTTACCTCTCGCATTGTTGGCTGGTTGCAATACGGTTGTACTGAATGCGTCCGGTGACATCGCAGTTCAGCAAGGCAATCTGATTGTCATCTCGACATTGCTGATGCTGTTGATTATCGTTCCGGTAATCGCCCTGACCCTGCTGTTTGCATGGCGCTATAGAAAAAACAATACCGCGGCCAAATACGAGCCGGACTGGGACCACTCGACTCGCCTCGAGCTGATCATCTGGGGTGCGCCCCTGCTGATCATCATCGTGCTGGGCCTGCTGACCTGGATCAGCACCCACACCCTCGATCCATACCGCCCATTGAGCCGTATCGACGCCAACCGCCCGATTCCTGCCAGCCACAAGCCGATGATCGTCGAAGTCGTGGCGCTGGACTGGAAATGGCTGTTCATCTACCCGGAGCAAGGCATCGCTTCCGTGAATGAACTGTACGCGCCCGTCGATCGTCCGATCCGCTTCAAGATCACCGCCTCGTCCGTCATGAACTCGTTCTTCATCCCCGCACTGGCAGGTCAGATCTATGCCATGCCGGGCATGGAAACGCAGTTGAATGCCGTCATCAACAAGCCTGGTGTCTACAAGGGCTTCTCGGCGAACTACAGCGGTGCCGGTTTCTCGGGCATGCGCTTCAAGTTCCACGGCGTGAATGATGCGGACTTTGACAAATGGGTGGCATCGGCACGTGCCGGTGGCGGCGCGCTGAACCGCGACGACTACCTGTCGCTGGCCCAGCCTAGCGAACGCGATCCGGTGCGCCGCTACAGCAATGTGCCGACCGATCTGTACAAGGCAATCCTGAACCGCACCATCGTTTCCGACGCCCTGTGCGTGACGCCGGTCGAGCCATACAAATTGTCGATGGCAAATAGCCCGGTAGCGGCCGTAACGGCAGTAGTCGCTAGCGATGCAGTGGTTGAAAAGGGCGTTCAAGCCAAGTAA
- a CDS encoding SURF1 family protein, with product MMSQPRPSNTGRAPGAASQDAAPGPRGMVVRYALALLAGILFAGFCALGTWQVKRLFWKLDLIERVEQRVHAPATDAPGPAAWASITPQTDEYRHVRLSGTYLPIFNTLVQATTALGSGYWLVTPLRLADGSTVLVNRGFVPKRAGIAASTPAGIVNVDGLLRISETGGGFLRENSPATQHWYSRDVAAIGASHMLTNVAPYFVDAKAKSETAVDAPVGGLTVISFPNNHLVYALTWFALALMVAGISWWIVREDKRRRARGAQRQESDHAGQD from the coding sequence ATGATGAGTCAACCGCGCCCAAGCAACACCGGGCGCGCCCCTGGCGCCGCATCGCAAGATGCTGCGCCAGGCCCACGCGGCATGGTCGTGCGATATGCATTGGCCTTGCTGGCGGGGATCTTGTTTGCCGGTTTCTGTGCCCTGGGCACCTGGCAAGTCAAGCGCCTGTTCTGGAAGCTTGACCTGATCGAGCGCGTCGAACAACGCGTACATGCGCCCGCAACGGACGCACCTGGCCCCGCAGCCTGGGCCAGCATTACGCCACAAACGGATGAATACCGCCACGTGCGACTCTCCGGTACCTATCTCCCGATTTTCAATACCCTGGTGCAGGCAACGACGGCACTGGGCAGCGGTTACTGGCTGGTGACGCCCTTGCGCCTGGCCGATGGCAGCACCGTGCTGGTCAACCGCGGCTTCGTGCCGAAACGCGCAGGCATCGCCGCCAGCACGCCGGCCGGCATCGTCAATGTCGACGGCTTGCTGCGCATCAGCGAGACGGGCGGCGGATTCCTGCGCGAAAACAGTCCTGCCACCCAGCACTGGTATTCGCGCGACGTGGCCGCCATCGGCGCCTCGCACATGCTCACCAATGTGGCGCCATACTTTGTCGATGCGAAGGCCAAATCGGAAACGGCCGTTGATGCGCCCGTCGGCGGCCTGACCGTGATCTCGTTCCCCAACAACCACCTGGTGTACGCCTTGACGTGGTTTGCGCTGGCCCTGATGGTGGCCGGCATCAGCTGGTGGATCGTGCGCGAAGACAAGCGCCGCCGCGCCCGTGGCGCCCAGCGCCAGGAAAGCGACCATGCCGGGCAGGATTGA
- the cyoC gene encoding cytochrome o ubiquinol oxidase subunit III yields the protein MSDTIAHNTGAAGAAPSTRSYFVREHHPENGSLLGFWLYLMSDCLIFACLFATYAVVGRNYADGPTGAALFDLPLVAVNTAMLLLSSITYGFAMLAMQRKQLRSTLVWLGITGLFGLAFLSLEMYEFIHLIHEGAGPQRSAFLSSFFALVGTHGLHVTFGVIWLVTLMFQLNKHGLTPENGRRMMCLSLFWHFLDVIWIGVFTFVYLMGVLP from the coding sequence ATGTCTGATACCATCGCCCATAACACCGGCGCCGCTGGCGCCGCACCAAGCACGCGCAGCTACTTTGTGCGCGAGCACCACCCGGAAAACGGCAGCTTGCTGGGTTTCTGGCTCTACCTGATGAGCGATTGCCTGATCTTCGCCTGTCTGTTCGCCACGTACGCCGTGGTGGGCCGCAACTACGCGGACGGCCCGACGGGCGCCGCGCTGTTCGACCTGCCGCTGGTGGCTGTCAACACGGCCATGCTGCTGCTGTCGTCGATCACCTACGGCTTCGCCATGCTGGCCATGCAGCGCAAGCAATTGCGCAGCACCCTGGTCTGGCTGGGCATCACGGGCCTGTTCGGCCTGGCCTTCCTGTCGCTGGAAATGTATGAATTCATTCATCTGATCCACGAAGGCGCCGGTCCGCAGCGCAGCGCGTTCCTGTCGTCGTTCTTCGCCCTGGTCGGTACCCACGGCTTGCACGTGACGTTCGGCGTGATCTGGCTCGTGACCCTGATGTTCCAGTTGAACAAGCATGGCCTGACCCCGGAAAACGGCCGTCGCATGATGTGCCTGTCGCTGTTCTGGCATTTCCTGGACGTCATCTGGATCGGCGTCTTCACCTTTGTCTACCTGATGGGAGTGCTGCCATGA
- the cyoD gene encoding cytochrome o ubiquinol oxidase subunit IV yields MSDHHTHGDSHHHDQHDHGSLKSYTIGFILSVILTAIPFWLVMAKVITNSGTMGLVLLAFAAVQVVVHMVYFLHMNTKSEGGWNMMALIFTIMIVGIAMAGSLWVMYHMNHNMMPDLMPEYMHTKTAP; encoded by the coding sequence ATGAGCGACCACCACACACACGGCGATAGCCACCACCATGACCAACACGATCATGGCAGTCTGAAAAGCTACACCATCGGCTTCATCCTGTCGGTGATCCTGACGGCCATTCCTTTCTGGCTGGTGATGGCGAAAGTCATCACCAATTCGGGCACCATGGGCCTGGTCCTGCTGGCGTTCGCGGCGGTGCAAGTGGTGGTGCACATGGTGTACTTCCTGCACATGAACACCAAGTCCGAAGGCGGCTGGAACATGATGGCGCTGATCTTCACGATCATGATCGTGGGCATTGCCATGGCCGGTTCCCTGTGGGTCATGTACCACATGAACCACAACATGATGCCGGATCTGATGCCTGAGTACATGCATACGAAAACGGCTCCATGA
- a CDS encoding Hsp20/alpha crystallin family protein: MANHLIHRDPQHLLGRLDPFSDMEEFMHDFFAPALRLREGASSRMRVDIAETEQAYQVQADIPGVNKDDIHVSIDGNRVSISAELKDERVTRDGGGKIVRSEREYGQQYRSFMLPHEVDEAGAQARYQNGVLLLDLPKKEGKGGRQLAIQ; this comes from the coding sequence ATGGCCAATCATTTGATCCATCGCGATCCGCAGCACCTCTTGGGACGCCTCGATCCCTTCAGCGACATGGAAGAATTCATGCACGACTTTTTCGCGCCCGCCTTGCGCCTGCGCGAGGGAGCTTCGTCACGCATGCGCGTTGACATCGCCGAAACCGAACAAGCCTATCAGGTGCAGGCGGACATTCCCGGCGTCAACAAGGACGATATCCACGTCTCCATCGACGGCAACCGCGTCTCCATCAGTGCCGAACTCAAGGATGAAAGAGTGACGCGCGACGGCGGTGGCAAGATCGTGCGCAGCGAACGCGAGTACGGTCAGCAATACCGCAGCTTCATGCTGCCGCATGAGGTGGACGAGGCCGGTGCGCAGGCGCGCTACCAGAATGGCGTGCTGCTGCTGGACTTGCCGAAGAAGGAGGGCAAGGGCGGGCGGCAACTGGCGATACAGTGA
- a CDS encoding response regulator transcription factor → MQDDRLLLIIEDDAAFARTLGRSFERRGYQVILATNFDEASALLEQHCPDYAVVDLKLNGNTSGLACVQMLHQHDPDMLIVVLTGYASIGTAVEAIKLGACQYLAKPSNTDDIEAAFGHVAGSADIELSNRATNIKTLEWERIHEMLAETDFNISETARRLGMHRRTLARKLEKQRVK, encoded by the coding sequence ATGCAGGATGACCGTCTGTTACTGATCATCGAAGACGACGCCGCGTTTGCCCGCACGCTGGGCCGCTCGTTCGAGCGGCGCGGCTACCAGGTCATCCTGGCCACCAATTTCGACGAAGCGAGCGCCTTGCTGGAACAGCATTGCCCGGATTATGCCGTGGTCGATTTGAAACTCAATGGCAATACGTCCGGCCTGGCCTGCGTGCAGATGCTGCACCAGCACGACCCGGACATGCTGATCGTCGTGCTGACGGGCTACGCCAGCATCGGCACGGCCGTCGAAGCGATCAAGCTGGGCGCTTGCCAGTACCTGGCGAAACCGTCCAACACCGATGACATCGAAGCGGCCTTCGGCCACGTGGCCGGCAGCGCCGACATCGAACTGAGCAACCGCGCCACCAACATCAAGACCCTGGAGTGGGAACGCATCCACGAAATGCTGGCAGAGACGGATTTTAATATCTCGGAAACGGCGAGAAGGCTGGGCATGCACCGGCGCACG
- the cyoB gene encoding cytochrome o ubiquinol oxidase subunit I, whose protein sequence is MLDHIDLTKLIFGRLTWDAIPFHEPILLATFAMVALGGIALVAALTYFRVWGTLWRDWITSIDHKKIGIMYMILGLVMLLRGFADALMMRTQQAIAFGDNAGFLPPHHYDQIFTAHGVIMIFFVAMPFVTGLMNYVVPLQIGARDVAFPFLNNFSFWMTTMGAALVMASLFVGEFARTGWLAYPPLSGIVGSPDVGVDYYIWSLQIAGVGTLLSGVNLIATIVKMRAPGMTWMKMPVFTWTALCTNILIVAAFPVLTAVLAMLSLDRVAGFNFFTTELGGNAMMYVNLIWIWGHPEVYILILPLFGVFSEVVATFSSKRLFGYASMVYATCVIMILSYLVWLHHFFTMGSGASVNSFFGITTMIISIPTGAKIFNWLFTMYRGRIRFELPMLWTIGFMVTFTIGGMTGVLLAVPPADFVLHNSLFLIAHFHNVIIGGVVFGVFAAINYWYPKAFGYKLDAFWGKCSFWFWFVGFYLAFMPLYVLGLMGVTRRVNHFEDPSLQIWTIIAWFGAVSIALGIASMLIQFVVSYRNRHALRDVTGDPWGGRTLEWSTSSPPPDYNFAFTPQVHELDAWTDMKKHGYQRPTSGFTKIHMPKNTWAGFVIAALSALVGFGLIWQMWLVASIGFVIMMIAIIVHTFNYKRDYYIPVEEVVRTEDAYTKLLSSHV, encoded by the coding sequence ATGCTAGACCATATTGATCTGACGAAGCTTATCTTCGGCCGTCTGACTTGGGATGCAATTCCATTTCACGAACCTATCCTGCTGGCGACCTTTGCGATGGTTGCCCTGGGCGGTATCGCACTCGTTGCGGCACTGACGTATTTCCGCGTCTGGGGTACCCTGTGGCGCGACTGGATCACCAGTATCGACCATAAAAAAATCGGTATCATGTACATGATCCTGGGCCTGGTCATGCTGTTGCGCGGCTTTGCCGACGCGCTGATGATGCGTACCCAGCAGGCGATCGCCTTCGGCGACAATGCCGGCTTCCTGCCACCGCATCACTACGACCAGATCTTCACCGCCCACGGCGTGATCATGATCTTCTTCGTCGCGATGCCTTTCGTGACGGGTCTGATGAACTACGTGGTGCCGCTGCAAATCGGCGCGCGCGACGTGGCTTTCCCTTTCCTCAATAACTTCAGCTTCTGGATGACCACCATGGGCGCCGCCCTGGTCATGGCTTCGCTGTTCGTCGGCGAATTCGCCCGCACGGGCTGGCTGGCCTATCCACCGCTGTCGGGCATCGTCGGCAGTCCGGACGTGGGGGTAGACTATTACATCTGGTCCTTGCAGATTGCCGGGGTCGGGACGCTATTGTCCGGTGTCAACCTGATCGCCACCATCGTCAAGATGCGTGCGCCAGGCATGACCTGGATGAAAATGCCCGTGTTTACCTGGACCGCACTGTGCACCAACATTCTGATCGTCGCCGCCTTCCCGGTACTGACGGCGGTATTGGCCATGCTGTCGCTGGACCGCGTTGCAGGCTTTAACTTCTTCACGACGGAACTGGGCGGCAACGCCATGATGTACGTCAACCTGATCTGGATCTGGGGTCACCCAGAGGTCTACATCCTGATCTTGCCACTGTTCGGCGTGTTCTCGGAAGTCGTCGCCACGTTCAGCAGCAAGCGCCTGTTCGGCTACGCCTCGATGGTGTACGCCACCTGCGTCATCATGATTCTGTCGTACCTGGTATGGCTGCATCACTTCTTCACCATGGGTTCGGGCGCCAGCGTCAACTCCTTCTTCGGCATCACGACGATGATCATCTCGATCCCGACGGGCGCGAAGATCTTCAACTGGCTGTTTACCATGTACCGCGGCCGTATCCGTTTTGAGTTGCCCATGCTGTGGACGATCGGCTTCATGGTCACCTTCACCATCGGCGGCATGACCGGCGTGCTGCTGGCCGTACCACCAGCTGACTTCGTATTGCACAACAGCCTGTTCCTGATTGCCCACTTCCATAACGTGATTATCGGCGGCGTGGTCTTCGGCGTGTTTGCTGCGATCAACTACTGGTACCCGAAAGCCTTCGGCTACAAGCTCGACGCGTTCTGGGGCAAGTGCTCGTTCTGGTTCTGGTTCGTCGGCTTCTACCTGGCCTTCATGCCGCTGTACGTGCTGGGCCTGATGGGCGTGACCCGTCGTGTCAATCACTTTGAAGATCCATCCTTGCAAATCTGGACCATCATCGCCTGGTTTGGCGCCGTCTCGATCGCGCTCGGTATCGCTTCCATGCTGATCCAGTTCGTCGTCAGCTACCGCAACCGTCACGCCCTGCGCGACGTCACCGGTGACCCATGGGGTGGCCGTACGCTGGAATGGTCGACGTCGTCGCCTCCGCCAGACTATAATTTCGCCTTCACGCCACAAGTGCACGAACTCGATGCATGGACTGACATGAAGAAACACGGTTACCAGCGTCCGACGTCCGGTTTCACGAAGATCCACATGCCGAAGAACACCTGGGCTGGTTTCGTGATCGCCGCACTGTCCGCACTGGTCGGTTTTGGCCTGATCTGGCAAATGTGGCTCGTCGCCAGCATCGGCTTCGTGATCATGATGATTGCGATCATCGTCCATACCTTTAACTACAAGCGCGATTACTACATTCCTGTGGAAGAAGTGGTCCGTACCGAAGACGCTTACACTAAATTGCTGAGCAGCCATGTCTGA